In one Pseudomonas sp. SG20056 genomic region, the following are encoded:
- the fliE gene encoding flagellar hook-basal body complex protein FliE yields the protein MSQGVEFNRLMLEMRSMQADAMARQKPVASTPEPGAPSFSEMLGQAVSKVNETQQASSKLATAFEMGTSGVDLTDVMIASQKASVSFQAMTQVRNKLVQAYQDIMQMPV from the coding sequence GGAGATGCGCTCCATGCAGGCCGACGCCATGGCGCGTCAGAAGCCTGTCGCCAGCACACCGGAACCCGGTGCGCCGAGCTTTTCCGAGATGCTCGGGCAGGCGGTCAGTAAGGTCAACGAAACCCAGCAGGCCTCCAGCAAGCTGGCAACCGCCTTTGAAATGGGCACCAGTGGCGTGGATTTGACGGACGTGATGATCGCCTCGCAGAAAGCCAGCGTTTCCTTTCAGGCCATGACCCAGGTGCGCAACAAGCTGGTTCAGGCTTATCAAGACATTATGCAGATGCCGGTTTAA